The sequence AAATCAAAGAACATTAGTGACAATAATTAGGCATGCATAAACATACCTTGTTCATTAGGGAAAGCAGTCCTCAAATATTCCCAATGTTCCTTCTCCCACACATCGTCTAAAACTATGAAATAAGTTTTTCCCTGCAGCTGTTGATGAAGCATTTCCTGAAGCTTTCGCAGAAGGTACAGCTCGTCTCCGGTCGTCTCCTCCACTTCACGCAGCTTACGCTTGTCAGAATCCGGCAGCTCCAAGATCAGTTGCTTGATAGTTTCTCGAGGCGTAAATTCACTCGAAACCACAACCCAACCACAGCACTCGAATCGACCAGCAACGACTTGGCGGTGATTATATATTTCTCGAGCAAGCGTTGATTTACCGATCCCACCCATGCCCTCTACAACCGCAACCGAGAGCCCTTTCTTCTCCTCATCGAGAATCGATTCTCGCAGCAGCTTCTCCACATCATCTTCAATGCCCACCAGGTGCTCGTCTTTTTGCAGAGGAGAAAGCCGCCGCCGCGATTCAACTTGCAACCTCCGCGCCGCCGGCTCCGCCGCCGCGGACTCTGAAAAATCTTTAATTCCGTACCTCTCGCGGCTTTTGTCAATCGCGTCAAGCCTAGCGCGGATCGACTCAATCTCATGCCCGATTCTGTCGAGGTGGTACATTCGCTTTGGGAAGGTAGTGCATCTTTCGAGAAGACCTCGATTCTTGGCATTCTCGACATTGACGAGGAAGATTTCGATTGTATCTTCCGCGTCTTGAGCAACTTCTCTGATCTTCTTTATCCAATTACGCACCCCTTCGTCTCCAGCTTGCCTTTTGTTTGCCTCTTTGAGAAAAGATTGCATCCACTCCAGCTCTTCTTTCAGCGACTGGATATTTCCCTCCACGCCTCGAAGGGATTTCACCTTCTGGATCAGCAGATTGCCGAGCAGCTCCACCGCCGATGAGATCGCCGCCTCCGCTGCCATGTCGATCGacttttacaattttttattttttattttaattgaagagATATTTAATTGGTGGTTGAAATGGTGATGGATGGGTGGGTAGGATATATTCGAGATAAGGTGCATTTTTGGTCCATCGTGACTTTAGAGTAGTGTAGGCCCCACCAAGATGGtcacaaaatttcaaaaaactATATTCTTTTTTTACTTAAATGAGGTTTATATATGAGGCAAAATGGAGAATACCCATTCtcaaagacaaaaataaaaatgtaccCACCATTTACCAAACATATAAAATCTACCCATTTAAGACAATTCTGCCCTTATGCACATTCTGGTGCATTGCTCACCAAACAAgtgtcgagcatgtcgagtgTGTCGAGCAATATGCACTTCAACCTTTAAACAAATGATTCTCTATAGTTCATTATTAATACAATTCCTCGTTCTTTATTGGAAATAGTCTGTTAAGACTTTATCAGGCCCAATATGCTTCCGTAACAATTCgaaataatttaaaacataaatcaactTTATACctttcgccgaatggtcaccttcgGGAGTCAGTTCTcgttgcgttttacggaccTTCTGCCCTCCAGGcttcgtccaaccacgcactcgcaagagatggttgcaaccttcctccttcactgTGTTTCGACGTCTAATACTATGTTGATAAATGTAGGAAAAAATTTTACTAACCCGGAAAGTTGAGGGAAAACaaaagcgtttatagaggaattataaaatacttattttattttcataaaattatccattagggaggagacaaacttgtttagctactcattagtagctaattcttgtatacataaaataaaaaggaaactaAACTAGAattgaaaaactttgaaaaacaaaatttaaaaaattcaaagataattttctagagagagTGAGTTGTGTGAGAGAGTTGTCAATTTCTCGATGATCTCTTCCTCTCCAGAGCTTgcgtttatatagaggtttgatcccctctacaattgcttggtagttggccttggattccTTCTTCGTGGCCAACTAACTTGGATGGTGACGGctaccttcttttgtcggccataattgccgacactagttagtgccttcacatggaGTTGAACCTTCCTTTATCCTTTTGTGATAATGGTTGGTGAGGTCCAGCTGTTTTTTTCTTCCACTCAGCCTTGTCTCCTGCTTTCGGTGAGTGGTTCTTTCCTGGTCTCATACTTCATTATTCAGCTAATAATGTTGTGAGGGGCCTGCAACTTTTCCACCATCCTTTGTCTTCTTTTGATGAGTGGAACTCCTGTAGAATTACCCACTTCGGTCAGTGGGTAGTTGGTCCGCATTATTATCCACCCACTTTCGTCGTTTTTCCTTCAGTGGGTGGTCCTCTTGTcctgagtcacatgactcccttttctttgtcgggccttttacttttttggtgcccgaggtgctcATCCACGTGGAGTCTTGTGCTCCTCATACTCGTCGGACCGGAACTTCTTTTTGTTAGGCTTTGGAAAGAAGCCTTTCCCGAACTCCGGTTCCTTCTGCATGGGGCACTCCGCGCAGATATGATCCACCCAATGGCCTagatgagccatgttgcagaacTTGTGATGGGTCTCTTTGCTTCCCGCTATCTTGTTACACCACAGAGTCtgccttttttctttcaaaggCCTTCTCCGCGAAGCTCGTGGTTGTTCCTGTCATAGTGTTTAACAAGAACGATCCAAGTCCCGAATTATGAGAGAACTTGAATCTGTACTTTACTTTGTCCATCtccgtgagacagacccatagtccccatgcacgtcttgtggagatttgatcctccgtaaagGTAGTGACGATGGAGATTTGATGATCTGGTGCCTTAACTCGGTTTAAGGCCTCCGTAtcgggtctccgaagcttaatgaaaTGGAAAGCTTCGTGATTGCCCTTTCCTACGGGTTCTGGTGCTGCACTGATGAAGTACAATTCCAAAACATCTCCCCTGTTAAGGGATGAATTGTTTGCCCAAGCATCATAGACGTTTTCTTGGATCCaccttggtagacccttgatttcgctgaATGCTGGCGCTATCGTATAAACTGAGGCTActgccccaaattcataccactcCTTGACCTCCCGAGGATTGGCTCCGGTGGTCATCCAGATACGAGGATATTTTCctccaacatcaacccggcTATATCCCGGATTAATTCCCTTTCTGGTAttgagtttctcccatctgGACTGGTACATCTGCCAAACAGGAGATATTTCAATAGTGTtagtatcaatcttagatttgccGGTCAatggcctaagattgatctctccctcttttaccccagaggtggagggttgacatgttgttTCAGGCGGTGAagccttagcaacatctttttctcgaggatccggttttgacaccttagcctcagaacttgtgctaggggtatttgaatcccctgctaccggTAATCCGGCCGGTACGGAAATGCCTGCTTCGATCATAGGAGCCATGATCCCGCGCAGGAGCGGCTTGTGGGTTGCCTCATTAAGATTTATCATCTTCTTGAGACATTCTCGTATACGGTTAGACACTTTGGATTCATCATCCGATTGTATCCTTCccgcttgtttggcatggagtacgcactcttgccattcttgttgtagcatctccaggTTTTCCAGGAGCTGCTTCTGGTTTAGCATGATGgcgtcaacctcagttggctccatcccttgttaagaaatctgcaagaacattatcatcagatttcaaaatgacaatatcaaattcataatattggcattcaaCTTGCCACCtaagtaatctagccttttcaggtttagattctattttcttggttaagaaagccttaacgttagtgttatcgactttcaaaacaaatttttttgcAAGTAGAAACAActgccattttttaaacgcctttctaACTGCATAGAActccttctcgttgatgtgccatcgcacagcttcactGTCAGAAaagagaccgctacagtatctgcaggGTTATTCTCCATAAGAGGTGATTTTTGTGAGTacggctgcccaccagaaatcactcacatcggtgtagaggaccaggtcatcctcgtcttgtggtattgaaagttttgggagatttttacaaatctccttcaacttcttcatacccttccgatgttcctccttccatatgaatggaacatttttcttcagtagtggagtGAAGACTtttctgtgttctgcaaggtttttgatgaacatccctgcaaaattgacaactccgagaaagctttggagctgcttcttttccttgagattttccgggaaattctggaccttttccacaatatggccttgtagaattattccagattcatcgatctcaatccccagaaactccatcttctgggtggctatgactgccttcttttcagacagcactagtccttcttgttgacaaacatccgcaaagatctccagatgcctgacatgttcatgaatgttctttgatgcaataagaatgtcatcaatataaacaaacttaaacgaagaataatccttgaagagattatccatctttctttggaatatctgaggcgcgttggctaaccccatcggcatgacattccagacataatgtccttgtggagttgagaatgctgtgaacttcttactcccttcttccatgcgaatctggtaaaatcctgatttgcaatcaaactttgagaataccttcgcacttctgatgcagttgataaggtgttctctgctcgggatgaAATATctatcaaactcaagaatgtcattgatccctttgtaattaatgaccaatcttggttttcctcgtttgatctccccatgattctgatttatgcttaaattactctatttttaagggtttgtttgtgcgtatctggaagttggtgcgttttatggtgtattttatgctttgcaggagatttaggctttcgagatggaagaacgcaattttggagaattttggataaatttggcgttttctaggtgttctggtctcccgAGGcggagaaatcaccattcctctggttAAAGCCCAGATCAGCGAAGTCGAAAGCCAGAGCAgatgcactcgccagagaaattgaagaccagagcagcgaagtcaacttGCCAGAACAGAGgaatcacccattcctctgcagagaagcgccagcatcagagaagtaaagtccatcgctcaatagtcagagaagtgaaaagatcagagaaatcaccattcctctggcgtcagagaaatcaatctccatagtagcgaagtcatcacTAGAGGAGTCAACAGTCTGAGCAGCCAAgtgagagtcagagcagagaaatcttCATTCCTCTGGCGGTAGTATTCTTCTGGcgcgacccattccgctggtgacccatttctctggcgaggtcagagaatcatccgttcctctggcgagagctgcgaattcggcaagattgggagtattttccagagtgcgcatccagctggaaagttgccttattttacacgattctattacttttagaattctactttgcatggcaacttccatggtgatccaagGAAATCTGagaactataaataggtcctcttttgacctatctagataCCGAGCACccgaacattcatatttcagttttataggtttagaatattttagctttccagttttcaaggcttggatcaagattgaagattcaagtcgctacaatcgttttcattcggtttttatataattcagtttttccaattgtgttatttttaattatgtttatgtttgattttattatgtttggctagtttcgtttagctgattctagggtttgtaaatagttgattgaatttatgtgatttatttgttaatacctttgtgccttccagtttatgattcataattcctggtgcttaatttcttgtgaattatctgatcaatagtttgcatgtttagctattcggtttgagacctagcggagataactgtttagcggattcaggaatgtatgatatgattttaaccttgagacctagcggagataggtggatcatagggagctattcttaggagctattgggagttagtagattttcttgagacctatagataatttactaatctacgatcgttgctgctctagcgagagtaattgattaattaagtgatctctcatcataactggattaaaatggtacataggattaatagatttattgcgtagatttaattaatgaatttactaccctatgatcagttgtcttttaatatttgatttttcctacgtgcttttatttatcgttatttgcgttttagtataagttaattaaactttctttattttcgtttgcctgtctactgttttagtctgtttaggagatagctagagtgatttcgatttttcagtccatgtggatacgatactcgattacttattatttgctacaattgtctgtgttagttgcagtttttgttgctaagaaaatagtgatcaactttttggcgccgttgccggggactgttaagaagttgctttaatattttcgataggactttatagtactataggttttatttgtttttatttttcttttctaacttttaaaaggtgtgtttctgtaggttgcgtatgaacactagatctcacggaaatcctctttttgagtttgaccctgaaatcaacaagaccttgtgcaatcttaagaagcagaacaatcaagttgagacagatacgatggctactcctgagcaaatccaaattcaaatgcgagctctgcaagagcaattgaagaagctGACTGATAAAatggagacgagagaggctcagaaacaatcagccatcaatgaagcgttcattccGTAGTATGTGTATCAGGAGCctccacgagtgaacgttaacaactttgagctgaaaacgggattgatcacgatggtccaacagagctaatatggtggacaagcgatcgaaGACCCCAATGCGCActtggcgcatttcctggagctgtgtagcacggtgaagatgaatggtgtccccgatgacattatctgtcttcgtctttttcccttctcactgcgggataaggcgaagtcgtggtatcatacgctgtaGCTGGGAGATAATATCATGTGGGAAGATTTAGCTCATGTATTCCTACGCAaatttcatccgcctggccttacattgaaattgaagatggacattgtgcagtttcaacagtacaatggagaaaagctagcggagacttgggagcggtatcaggagaagctcagaaagtgcccaagccatggttttgatgaaggcacgcttgtgataatgttctacaatgcctgcggggagcatacaaggatgcacatggatacagctgcaggtggctctctactccagaaaagtaGTTCTGAAGAATGGAGCATTATTGagagtatggcttctacgagctaccaatggccatctgagcgagtacaattgaaaaaggtagcagctgcgtcaagttctgatcctatggaagcaatggttactcaacaggcagcgatggctacacagctggcagagctgactacaaaaattggagagttgaatgttggacgtcatgagcaagctgtgatagacccgtcaGGCATGGAAGATGCCAattatgtgaatggcagaaattatggaaatttccagcgaggacagccaggaatgtataaCAGAGGTCAGCAATATCAGCAGCAGTTCCAACCAGGAGGACGCCCGCATCCGAATCTTTCTTATGGCAACCCAAATAATGAtgtgcaacctccaccaggattttctgtttctagtgggggagtcatcaatgagctaaagaaagattcaatggaggacatgatgaagcagatgctcatgaagatgactgggatggagacaAATGTGGGAACTAAAATTTCTAACATAGAAAATAAATTCTCAGCACTCTCCAAGCACGTGCAaatgttagagaatcaagttggtcacatggctaaccaagcagctgcaaagcacaagccgggccactttcctagcaacactgaaattaatcccaaaaatcagtgtaatgcaattGATTTGAGAAGCGGAACTTAGTATCagaatcatccagagcagcggaatcagccagagcagcggaatcagccagagcagcgggatgGCAAGGAAAAAGGTGTCGAGAttgttgaggaggatgatttggagacgattgtgtgtgattcaccgcctacttctaaggtatcgtcgaatacctctgctgttaagaagcctattcctactcctatgtttcccaggccagagtacaagcctgtagcacccttcccgaatagcctggcaaagccgaagatggatcacaagttagccaagttcatggagatgttttcaaagcttcacatcaa comes from Salvia miltiorrhiza cultivar Shanhuang (shh) chromosome 3, IMPLAD_Smil_shh, whole genome shotgun sequence and encodes:
- the LOC131017488 gene encoding putative disease resistance protein At1g50180 isoform X3, whose product is MAAEAAISSAVELLGNLLIQKVKSLRGVEGNIQSLKEELEWMQSFLKEANKRQAGDEGVRNWIKKIREVAQDAEDTIEIFLVNVENAKNRGLLERCTTFPKRMYHLDRIGHEIESIRARLDAIDKSRERYGIKDFSESAAAEPAARRLQVESRRRLSPLQKDEHLVGIEDDVEKLLRESILDEEKKGLSVAVVEGMGGIGKSTLAREIYNHRQVVAGRFECCGWVVVSSEFTPRETIKQLILELPDSDKRKLREVEETTGDELYLLRKLQEMLHQQLQGKTYFIVLDDVWEKEHWEYLRTAFPNEQVLMEIVQKNWRA